In Eucalyptus grandis isolate ANBG69807.140 chromosome 4, ASM1654582v1, whole genome shotgun sequence, the following proteins share a genomic window:
- the LOC104442750 gene encoding (E,E)-alpha-farnesene synthase, with the protein MEHVDFTRDRLVESFLCALGLSQEPRLSSLRKSLTKVVILILVIDDIYDLYGSLEELECFTSAITRRDSEQIQQLPECMKVCFRALNDVIHEIAYDIGKDEDWHRVLPHLAKAWADFCKALLTEAKWDNMGYTPSLEEYLSNPWTSSSGPLIMSHASFFVGHMNFEDVADLLERNKDLIYNVSMIIRLCNDLGTSTAERDRGDAPSSVVCYMREANVPEDIARKHIKELINQEWKSINAYCFSNAETPFVRTFIDVTVNAARVARMLYQFGDGFGVQDGDIRRQILSAVIHPLALN; encoded by the exons ATGGAGCACGTGGACTTCACGAGGGATCGGCTGGTCGAGAGTTTCTTGTGTGCCCTTGGACTCTCTCAGGAACCACGGCTCAGCTCGCTCCGTAAATCTCTCACCAAAGTCGTCATCTTGATACTGGTGATCGACGATATCTACGACCTTTATGGTTCGTTGGAAGAGTTGGAATGCTTTACCAGCGCCATTACCAG GCGGGACTCGGAGCAGATTCAACAACTTCCCGAGTGCATGAAGGTGTGTTTCCGAGCGCTTAACGATGTTATTCACGAGATCGCTTATGATATTGGCAAAGATGAAGATTGGCATCGAGTGCTACCACATCTCGCGAAAGCC TGGGCAGACTTTTGCAAAGCCCTACTTACTGAAGCAAAGTGGGACAACATGGGCTACACACCATCGCTGGAAGAGTACTTGAGCAATCCGTGGACATCATCTTCAGGACCACTGATCATGTCTCACGCTAGTTTCTTTGTGGGACATATGAATTTTGAGGATGTAGCAGATTTGCTGGAGAGAAACAAGGATCTGATTTATAATGTGTCCATGATAATTAGACTCTGCAACGACCTTGGAACGTCAACG GCCGAAAGAGACAGAGGAGATGCTCCATCGTCGGTGGTGTGTTACATGCGAGAAGCGAATGTTCCGGAAGACATCGCTAGGAAGCACATCAAGGAATTGATAAACCAGGAATGGAAAAGCATCAATGCTTATTGCTTCAGCAATGCCGAGACGCCCTTTGTCCGAACCTTCATTGATGTCACCGTGAACGCGGCTCGCGTTGCGCGTATGCTTTACCAGTTCGGAGATGGGTTTGGCGTCCAGGACGGTGATATTAGGCGGCAAATTTTATCTGCAGTGATCCACCCTCTCGCTCTTAACTGA